The nucleotide sequence AATAGAAAATGACTTAACAAAGTAAAAGCTCTAGGCTAGGTGTTAGTAAATTCTAACCCAGTAATGACTAATGACTATTGACTATTGACCGAAAATTTTTGGGTGCAAGCCCCGTCCTTCTAGGCTTGTCCTGAGTGACAACGAAGGGACGGCTTTTCAAAACCTATGCTACAATATTGATATCTAATAGTCGAGTATCAAATCGTGTTTGTCGTAGAGTGCAAAGTTAAACCCAAACCTCAACAAATCCAAGCTATTGATGAAGCTATACAGACATCTCAGTTTGTCCGTAATAAAGTGCTTCGTTATTGGATGGATAATCGAGGTGTTGGCAAAACAGAACTTTTTCGATACAACACGAGGTTAAGAAAAGAGTACAAATTTGTTGATGATTTAAACTCTCATGCCTGTCAAACGGCCGTAGAGCGGGTACTTAGAGCAATCAACAAGTTTTTTGATAATTGTAAGAAAAAAATACCGGGAAAGAAAGGCTATCCAAGGTTTAAAAAAAATACTCGCTCGGTAGAGTACAAAGTCTCAGGATGGAAGCTATCAGAAAATAGAAAGCATATCACTTTCACTGATAAGAAAAACATCGGTAAGCTAAAGCTGATAGGGACTAAAGACTTAAACTACTACCAAATTGAACAAATAAAACGAGTAAGAATAATTAGGAGAGCCGATGGGTATTACGTGCAGTTTTCAATTCAGTTAGACCCTAGAGATACGGTTGAACCGTTAATCCCTTCTCAAAAAGCGGTAGGGGTGGACGTGGGATTGAAATATTTCTATGCGGATAGTCAAGGAAATATTGAACCTATTCCACAATTTTATCGGAAGGCAGAGCGTCAATTAAATAGGGCTAATAGAAAGAAATCTAAAAAGTTCCGCAAGGGACACAAACAATCCCGAAACTATCACAAAGCGAGATGTCGATATGCTCGAAAGCATTTAAGGGTAAGTAGGCAGCGAGAAGAGTTTGCCAAGAGAAAGGCACTCCGCTTAATTCAATCTAACGATTTGATAGCCTATGAAGATTTAAATGTGAAAGGCATGGTTAAAAATCGGCATTTAGCCCTTTCGATATCAGATGTAGGATGGTCATTATTTAGGGGTTGGTTGGAGTATTTTGGGATGAAATATAGAAAGGTAACGGTTGCCGTGCCTTCTCACAATACATCTCAAAATTGTTCTAACTGTGGGCAAAAAGTCCAAAAATCTCTATCAACTAGAACACATGTTTGTTCTTGTGGCTGTATTTTAGATAGAGATGTCAACGCGGCATTAAACATCCTACAGAAGGGATTAAGTACCGTAGGGCATACGGGATCTAAAGCTTTTGAAAGTGAGATTCTTTCAACGTTAGCTACGGCTAATGGGGGAGAAGATCCCTCTACTTTGATTGGAGTAATCCTGTCAGAGCAAGCATCTTCTGTGAACCAAGAATCCCCACGCATGCGCGGCTGGGGAGTGTCAATAATCTATTCAGACAACCCGCCAGGAGATAACAATGACCAATAATTCTTCAAGCAAGCTTTGGACTGACACCGCTACTGAAATTGTCGATATTTGGACACAAACCGGGACATTAATGTGGAAAAGCTGGTTTGATTTAATGAGTTCTGTTCCCGCCTCTAACCCCATTCCTCAGACGGCACCAGAATTAACCGAAGTAACTCAACGATTTTTAGATAATCGAGAATTGGTTGTCCGTTTTCTCAAGCTTTCTGTAGATGCTTGGAAAGATATTTTTCCGAAAATTGAAAAAGGAGATGATTGGCAACAGATTCTCAGCAAATCTATAGAGCAGATGCAAAAGCAGTTAACCAGTTATTCTCAAGGTTCTCTTCAAATTACTAAAGAT is from Gloeothece verrucosa PCC 7822 and encodes:
- a CDS encoding RNA-guided endonuclease InsQ/TnpB family protein, with the protein product MFVVECKVKPKPQQIQAIDEAIQTSQFVRNKVLRYWMDNRGVGKTELFRYNTRLRKEYKFVDDLNSHACQTAVERVLRAINKFFDNCKKKIPGKKGYPRFKKNTRSVEYKVSGWKLSENRKHITFTDKKNIGKLKLIGTKDLNYYQIEQIKRVRIIRRADGYYVQFSIQLDPRDTVEPLIPSQKAVGVDVGLKYFYADSQGNIEPIPQFYRKAERQLNRANRKKSKKFRKGHKQSRNYHKARCRYARKHLRVSRQREEFAKRKALRLIQSNDLIAYEDLNVKGMVKNRHLALSISDVGWSLFRGWLEYFGMKYRKVTVAVPSHNTSQNCSNCGQKVQKSLSTRTHVCSCGCILDRDVNAALNILQKGLSTVGHTGSKAFESEILSTLATANGGEDPSTLIGVILSEQASSVNQESPRMRGWGVSIIYSDNPPGDNNDQ